A section of the Corynebacterium tuberculostearicum genome encodes:
- a CDS encoding ABC transporter ATP-binding protein, which yields MTQKHSMSARGLAVGYGDRTVIEGLDVDFPRGQITTIIGPNGCGKSTLLRAMSRLLPANEGEVLLDGADISSIRRKDLARTISVLPQTPTAPEGLNVADLVSRGRHPHQSWIRQWSSTDEAEVHKALEMTGSMGLAERTLDSLSGGQRQRVWISMVLAQNTDILFLDEPTTYLDLATSVEILELVQRLRRELDRTVVMVLHDLNLAVRYSDNLVVMKDGQVLATGRPSEVITPELLLEAFALNALVIEDPVTGGPLIVPK from the coding sequence ATGACTCAGAAGCACAGCATGAGCGCACGCGGCCTCGCCGTGGGCTACGGCGACCGGACGGTCATCGAAGGCTTGGACGTGGACTTTCCTCGCGGGCAGATCACCACAATCATCGGCCCCAATGGCTGCGGCAAATCCACGTTGTTGCGAGCCATGTCTCGTCTCCTTCCGGCGAATGAGGGCGAAGTGCTGTTAGACGGCGCCGATATCTCATCCATCAGGCGCAAGGACCTCGCACGGACCATCAGCGTGCTGCCACAAACCCCTACCGCCCCGGAGGGACTCAACGTGGCTGATCTCGTCTCGCGCGGTCGGCACCCACACCAATCGTGGATCCGTCAGTGGTCGTCCACGGACGAAGCCGAGGTGCACAAGGCGCTGGAAATGACTGGCTCGATGGGGCTGGCGGAGCGCACCCTGGATTCTCTGTCCGGAGGGCAGCGGCAGCGTGTGTGGATCTCCATGGTTCTTGCGCAGAACACGGACATCCTGTTCCTGGACGAGCCCACCACCTACCTGGATCTGGCCACGTCGGTAGAGATTTTGGAGCTGGTGCAGCGTCTACGCCGAGAGCTGGATCGGACTGTGGTGATGGTGCTGCACGATCTCAACTTGGCTGTACGCTACAGCGATAATCTCGTGGTGATGAAGGATGGACAGGTCCTCGCCACCGGGCGTCCCAGCGAGGTCATTACCCCAGAGCTACTGCTCGAGGCGTTTGCCCTCAACGCGCTAGTCATCGAGGATCCTGTCACCGGCGGTCCGCTGATCGTCCCCAAGTGA
- a CDS encoding iron-siderophore ABC transporter substrate-binding protein yields the protein MTLKRILVSTAAVLTLGAALTACSTDDQSGDSGDSQAVNAEQGAFPTTIEHRYGSTEIKEAPQRVVSLGYTDQDALLALGVTPVSVKYWDGMTPDGQAAGNWSNDKIEGDTPRIDKDTEVNAEAIAKDNPDLIVAVYSDIDEDTYKKLSEIAPVVVQKGEYEELQQPWDVTTEEIGQAVGKPEEAKRQVEQVKEKFAELKGRHPEWAEKELGVATVSDESLAVFAEGDPRSRFFTELGFKINPAYAGITKDKFYGEVSKENADQINSDVLVWDQLSYSPKQSKASVTEDPIVGKLPAVKDGHSVYLEGDLEKAFGWQTVLSLNYLLDKIEQPLADATK from the coding sequence ATGACACTCAAGAGGATTCTCGTTAGCACCGCTGCTGTGCTGACCTTGGGCGCGGCACTGACCGCTTGCTCGACTGATGACCAGTCCGGAGATTCCGGGGACTCCCAGGCAGTCAACGCCGAGCAGGGCGCATTCCCCACCACCATCGAGCACCGCTACGGCTCCACCGAAATCAAGGAAGCCCCGCAGCGCGTGGTCTCCTTGGGCTACACGGATCAGGACGCACTGCTGGCGCTGGGAGTTACTCCTGTCTCCGTGAAGTACTGGGACGGAATGACCCCGGATGGTCAGGCTGCGGGCAACTGGTCCAATGACAAGATCGAGGGCGACACTCCTCGGATCGACAAGGACACAGAAGTCAACGCGGAAGCCATCGCCAAGGACAATCCAGACCTCATCGTGGCCGTGTACTCGGACATCGATGAAGACACGTACAAGAAGCTGTCTGAGATCGCCCCTGTCGTCGTACAAAAGGGCGAATACGAAGAACTACAGCAACCATGGGACGTGACCACGGAAGAGATCGGGCAGGCCGTGGGCAAGCCTGAAGAGGCAAAGCGCCAGGTGGAGCAGGTCAAGGAGAAGTTCGCAGAGCTCAAGGGCCGCCACCCAGAATGGGCCGAAAAGGAACTCGGCGTGGCCACTGTCTCCGACGAGAGCCTGGCTGTCTTTGCCGAGGGCGATCCGCGTAGCCGCTTCTTCACCGAGCTGGGATTCAAGATCAACCCGGCCTACGCGGGCATCACCAAGGACAAGTTCTACGGTGAGGTCTCCAAGGAAAACGCAGACCAGATCAACTCTGACGTGCTGGTGTGGGATCAACTGTCTTACTCTCCGAAGCAGAGCAAGGCTTCTGTTACCGAGGATCCGATCGTGGGCAAGCTGCCCGCCGTGAAGGACGGACACAGTGTCTACCTGGAAGGCGACCTGGAAAAGGCCTTCGGATGGCAGACCGTGCTGAGCCTGAACTACCTGCTGGACAAGATCGAGCAGCCGTTGGCAGACGCCACGAAGTAG
- a CDS encoding DUF2262 domain-containing protein has protein sequence MLSLYEEFPDAPVTQRSAKEEEVEFHFIVSSVPEKRVVGDDYAKDKLKLQLMLMPGVALRLLPDGEVTTGSIHVRYPHLFHTRQGKTLWDPREIADLEPFKVYRARGSYFFSDIRKEPYVTIWEMLDPLPDPEMEELSAKTAEPVILEANIGQLVLDRTFPSFEGKADDLGVKVSMWYEGPELLLAGQGNMAKKFKSALNFINNVLSQEYLDKARMLGAEKALPAANRWRHDVAEAEGRPTPAPKLGVEDVYAKLTPTVVNIPHRGNVGVEFDDGYMFGGHPVTVKTKRDGTPTSIEMDV, from the coding sequence ATGCTGTCGCTTTACGAGGAATTTCCTGATGCCCCTGTTACGCAGAGGAGCGCTAAGGAAGAGGAAGTCGAATTCCACTTCATCGTCTCCTCGGTGCCGGAAAAGAGGGTCGTGGGTGACGACTACGCCAAAGACAAGCTCAAACTCCAACTTATGCTTATGCCTGGTGTAGCTCTCCGGTTACTTCCCGACGGGGAAGTAACCACCGGAAGTATCCATGTGCGTTACCCGCACCTGTTTCACACCCGGCAGGGAAAGACGCTCTGGGATCCGCGGGAAATCGCCGATCTGGAGCCGTTCAAGGTGTATCGCGCGCGGGGTAGCTACTTCTTTTCCGATATAAGGAAGGAACCCTACGTCACCATTTGGGAAATGCTTGACCCGCTGCCCGACCCAGAGATGGAAGAACTCTCGGCCAAGACTGCCGAACCGGTGATCCTGGAGGCCAATATCGGACAACTGGTCCTTGACCGGACGTTCCCGAGTTTCGAGGGTAAAGCGGACGACCTCGGCGTCAAGGTCAGTATGTGGTACGAGGGGCCGGAACTGCTCCTCGCGGGCCAGGGGAACATGGCGAAGAAGTTCAAGTCGGCGCTGAACTTCATCAACAACGTCCTCTCCCAGGAGTACCTCGATAAAGCGCGCATGCTGGGGGCCGAAAAAGCGCTTCCGGCCGCGAACCGGTGGCGCCACGATGTGGCCGAGGCGGAAGGGAGGCCGACACCCGCCCCGAAACTCGGGGTGGAGGACGTCTACGCCAAGCTGACTCCGACTGTGGTGAACATTCCCCACAGGGGAAACGTTGGTGTCGAGTTCGACGACGGGTACATGTTCGGAGGGCACCCCGTGACGGTGAAGACGAAGAGGGACGGAACTCCCACCTCGATCGAGATGGACGTCTAA
- a CDS encoding DedA family protein has protein sequence MHLSDLMDATTLLQNFGGWALGGIALIIFIESGVLFPFLPGDSMLVTAAILRDQLGLNVPILVGVAIVAAFLGDQVGFWLGHRFGRKLFKPDAKILITEHLEQAEAFFLKYGPLALVLGRFIPIVRTYIPVAAGTAEMPYKKFVGWNVTGAVLWIVSMVGIGVLLGDIPGIADRIDMIAIVIVLVSVTPVVISAMINWRKSKKTPAQELMED, from the coding sequence GTGCACTTAAGCGACCTCATGGACGCCACCACCCTGCTCCAGAACTTTGGCGGCTGGGCGCTCGGCGGCATTGCGCTGATTATCTTTATTGAATCCGGCGTGCTCTTCCCGTTCCTCCCCGGCGATTCCATGCTGGTCACCGCGGCAATCTTGCGCGATCAGCTGGGCTTGAACGTTCCGATTCTGGTGGGCGTGGCCATCGTCGCGGCGTTCTTGGGCGACCAGGTAGGTTTCTGGCTCGGCCACCGCTTTGGCCGCAAGTTGTTTAAGCCCGACGCCAAGATCCTCATAACCGAGCACCTCGAACAAGCCGAGGCTTTCTTCCTGAAGTACGGGCCGTTGGCTCTGGTACTGGGGCGCTTCATCCCGATCGTGCGTACCTACATTCCCGTGGCCGCTGGTACCGCGGAGATGCCGTACAAGAAGTTCGTGGGATGGAACGTCACGGGTGCAGTGCTGTGGATTGTCAGCATGGTCGGCATTGGCGTGCTGCTGGGGGATATCCCGGGCATTGCGGATCGCATCGACATGATCGCCATCGTCATCGTGCTGGTGTCTGTGACTCCGGTGGTGATTTCCGCGATGATCAACTGGCGGAAGTCCAAGAAGACTCCCGCCCAGGAGCTGATGGAGGACTAA
- a CDS encoding IS6 family transposase, which yields MGIFSGRHFPRDIILWAVRWYCRYGVSYRDLEEMMTERGAPVDHTTIYRWVQKYAPELDKHTRWYRQVPDWQAQSWRVDETYIRVGGTWCYLYRAITAGGQTLDFYLSPKRNVAAAKRFLAKTLRSNTTAGSPRVINTDKAPALAKAISELKAEGICPQTVEHRQVKYLNNVLEGDHGRLKRILGPKGAFKNRISAYRTLKGMEAMHSLRKGQGTMFAYGHPNPDAVIVNRVFETA from the coding sequence ATGGGCATCTTCTCCGGTCGGCATTTCCCCCGTGACATCATCCTGTGGGCGGTGCGGTGGTACTGCCGCTACGGCGTGAGCTACCGCGACCTCGAAGAAATGATGACCGAGCGGGGTGCGCCAGTCGATCACACCACGATCTACCGCTGGGTGCAGAAATACGCCCCTGAGCTGGATAAGCACACTCGCTGGTACCGGCAGGTACCCGACTGGCAGGCCCAGTCCTGGCGGGTGGATGAGACCTATATCCGGGTCGGCGGCACGTGGTGCTATCTCTACCGGGCTATTACCGCCGGTGGGCAGACCTTAGACTTCTACCTCTCACCAAAACGGAATGTGGCTGCGGCCAAGCGTTTCCTGGCCAAGACGCTGCGATCGAATACGACAGCCGGGTCCCCGCGGGTCATCAACACCGACAAGGCACCAGCTCTGGCCAAGGCAATATCCGAGCTGAAGGCGGAGGGAATCTGCCCTCAGACGGTGGAGCACCGGCAGGTGAAATACCTGAACAACGTTCTCGAGGGAGATCATGGCCGACTTAAAAGAATCCTGGGACCGAAGGGGGCGTTCAAAAACCGAATTTCCGCCTACCGGACGTTGAAAGGGATGGAAGCGATGCATTCATTACGGAAAGGTCAGGGCACGATGTTTGCTTATGGGCACCCCAATCCGGACGCGGTGATCGTCAACCGGGTCTTCGAGACGGCCTGA
- a CDS encoding FecCD family ABC transporter permease, translated as MSSLLARPTSSTIPGRPPFRVGSFSVVWRPRALTVSLLLLVAIVLLAAVSIGLGDYPVSPARVLEVLFTGQGTRIERLVVLDWRMPRALTAILVGCALGLSGALTQSVTRNALASPDILGFTTGASAAAVTVITLGGGAGGFLGWLSSIGIPLAAVLGAAVTATVMWALAWRRSTDSFRLVLFGIIISALLTSYINFLMIRTELRDAAAAQFWLTGSLSTADWSKMWPIAIVVLVFTPLLAWIGHQLLATLLGSDTARALGQNVQGVQVLLLAAAVALAAVAVSAAGPIGFVAFVAPQVALRLCNCSAPPLLASALTGAALLLLADISTQTLLPVELPVGILTSAIGGAFLIYLLVQRNRSTTA; from the coding sequence ATGAGTTCCCTCCTTGCCCGCCCTACCTCTTCCACTATCCCTGGGCGCCCGCCATTCCGCGTGGGCTCATTTTCTGTGGTCTGGCGCCCTCGCGCGTTGACGGTGTCTCTATTGCTGCTCGTGGCGATCGTCTTGCTAGCGGCGGTCTCCATCGGCCTGGGTGACTATCCTGTGTCCCCGGCTCGTGTGCTGGAGGTGCTGTTCACCGGCCAGGGCACCCGCATTGAGCGTCTGGTGGTTTTGGATTGGCGCATGCCTCGTGCGCTGACGGCCATTCTGGTGGGCTGTGCGCTGGGATTATCCGGAGCCCTCACTCAGTCCGTGACTCGCAATGCGCTGGCCAGCCCGGATATCTTGGGCTTCACTACGGGCGCGTCCGCGGCCGCGGTCACCGTCATCACTCTGGGTGGTGGCGCTGGTGGTTTCCTCGGCTGGCTCAGCAGCATCGGCATTCCCTTGGCCGCGGTGCTTGGTGCGGCTGTCACCGCAACGGTGATGTGGGCTCTGGCGTGGAGGAGATCGACTGATTCCTTCCGGCTAGTGCTGTTCGGCATCATCATCTCTGCTCTGTTGACCTCGTATATCAACTTCCTGATGATCCGCACGGAGTTGCGCGATGCCGCGGCCGCGCAGTTCTGGCTTACTGGCTCCCTGAGCACTGCGGACTGGTCCAAGATGTGGCCCATCGCCATTGTTGTGTTGGTGTTTACACCGCTGCTGGCCTGGATTGGTCACCAACTTTTAGCCACCTTGCTGGGCTCGGATACTGCACGGGCTTTGGGACAAAACGTCCAGGGTGTGCAGGTGCTTCTGCTCGCCGCTGCCGTGGCTTTGGCAGCAGTGGCGGTCTCGGCCGCTGGCCCCATCGGGTTCGTCGCCTTCGTGGCCCCACAGGTGGCGCTGCGCTTGTGCAACTGCTCTGCACCACCGCTTCTGGCCTCTGCGCTGACCGGCGCTGCGCTACTCCTGCTGGCAGATATCAGCACCCAAACTCTTCTGCCCGTAGAGCTGCCGGTGGGCATTCTCACCTCGGCAATCGGCGGTGCGTTCCTTATTTATTTGCTGGTCCAACGGAATAGGTCAACCACGGCATGA
- the cls gene encoding cardiolipin synthase, translated as MSWSLDLSFWQLVFLILDYGIKIIAVGFVPEGRRPSSSTAWLLAILVLPFIGLPLFLLMGSPYINRRRHRIQQEANEKIENVTARTPDHPQGLLSAEVESVIRLNRELTGFPALVGHNLGLHADYDESIRAIAAAIDRAEKYVSIEIYIQSWDETTDVFFESLRRATARGVKVRLLLDQIGSFKYKGYFKLGKRLTEIGVDWHLMLPIQLHKGRFRRPDLRNHRKLVIIDGKVGFIGSLNMIKRQYKTKDRYWIDYMVELSGPIVTSMSAIFAVDWYLEAEENLPLDELPYDDAQTADANHLQIIPSGPGYTTEPNLRMFNSLVHHAKDRLVLCSPYFVPDESLLEAVTTACYRGVDVELYVSAKADQFMVNHAQSSYYQALLEAGVHIYQFPYPFVLHSKFIITDPDDPGRDPLCMFGSSNMDPRSFGLNYESTMLVAKGDLIDQFNQLVSNYRAVCHELTLEEWNERGFIRRYVDNVMRLTSALQ; from the coding sequence ATGTCTTGGTCTCTTGATCTCAGCTTCTGGCAGCTCGTATTCCTGATCCTTGATTACGGCATCAAGATCATTGCCGTTGGCTTCGTGCCCGAAGGCCGCCGACCTTCCAGTTCAACCGCGTGGCTGCTGGCAATTCTGGTGCTGCCGTTTATCGGCCTGCCGCTGTTTTTGCTCATGGGCTCGCCGTATATCAACCGGCGTCGCCACCGCATCCAGCAAGAAGCCAATGAGAAGATTGAAAACGTCACAGCCCGCACCCCGGATCATCCGCAGGGCCTCCTTTCGGCGGAAGTAGAGTCGGTTATTCGGCTTAACCGCGAGCTGACTGGGTTCCCAGCATTGGTGGGCCATAACCTTGGCCTGCACGCGGATTATGACGAGTCCATTCGCGCCATTGCCGCCGCTATTGACCGCGCCGAGAAGTATGTATCCATCGAGATCTACATCCAGTCCTGGGATGAGACCACAGACGTCTTCTTTGAGTCGCTGCGCAGGGCTACCGCCCGAGGTGTAAAGGTGCGCTTGCTCTTGGATCAGATCGGCAGCTTCAAGTACAAGGGCTACTTCAAGCTGGGCAAGCGGCTAACGGAGATTGGCGTCGACTGGCATCTCATGCTGCCCATCCAGCTGCACAAGGGCCGCTTCCGCCGCCCTGACCTGCGCAATCACCGCAAGCTGGTGATTATCGATGGCAAGGTGGGCTTTATTGGCTCGCTGAATATGATTAAGCGCCAGTACAAGACCAAGGACCGCTACTGGATTGACTACATGGTGGAGCTTTCCGGCCCGATTGTGACCTCCATGTCCGCAATCTTCGCCGTGGATTGGTACCTCGAGGCAGAAGAGAACCTGCCACTGGATGAGCTGCCATATGACGACGCCCAGACTGCCGACGCCAACCACCTCCAGATAATCCCCTCCGGGCCGGGTTACACCACTGAGCCCAACCTGCGCATGTTCAACTCCCTGGTACACCACGCCAAGGACCGGCTGGTACTGTGCTCGCCCTACTTCGTCCCGGATGAATCCCTACTGGAGGCCGTGACCACCGCCTGCTACCGCGGCGTGGACGTGGAACTTTATGTCTCTGCCAAGGCGGACCAATTCATGGTCAACCACGCCCAATCCTCCTACTACCAGGCGCTGCTGGAGGCGGGCGTGCACATCTACCAATTCCCCTATCCCTTTGTTCTGCACTCCAAGTTCATCATCACCGACCCGGATGACCCCGGCCGCGATCCGCTGTGCATGTTCGGCTCCTCCAATATGGACCCGCGCTCGTTCGGCCTAAATTACGAATCCACCATGCTGGTGGCCAAGGGAGACCTCATTGACCAGTTCAACCAGCTCGTATCCAACTACCGGGCCGTATGCCACGAGCTGACCCTTGAGGAATGGAATGAGCGCGGATTTATCCGCCGCTACGTGGATAATGTCATGCGTCTTACCTCCGCGTTGCAATAA
- a CDS encoding FecCD family ABC transporter permease — translation MAISTPHAQSPSQSHLGSRADATADASASAPSGKIPRRLVGLGVLFLLLLASIVASIVFGSRQIPFGEVSAVFRDLGTAFGHAEGLNVDQRVIVELRIPRTLLGLVAGAALGASGALIQGHTRNPLADTGILGINYGASLAVVASFSLLGVTSVWATSMWAFGGAIAATALVFSLASIGGGQANPMTLVLGGAALSAVLSAIISGFILTDDANLDRMRFWTVGSIAGRDLTVFYGVLPFILVGLLLAFITAPQLNLLNLGDDIASGLGINTQRARLIGMALIALLAGAATAAAGPITFIGLVVPHLVRAITGPDYRWILPYSALTGAVMMLFADVVGRLIARPGELQVGIILAFVGAPFFIALIYRRRVVAI, via the coding sequence ATGGCTATCTCTACCCCGCATGCGCAATCCCCTTCTCAATCACACCTGGGGTCTCGCGCGGACGCTACTGCGGACGCTTCTGCCAGCGCTCCATCAGGTAAAATCCCGCGTCGCCTCGTCGGCCTCGGCGTCCTTTTCCTCCTATTGCTCGCCAGCATCGTTGCCAGCATCGTGTTTGGATCACGGCAGATCCCTTTTGGAGAAGTGTCCGCCGTGTTCCGCGATCTCGGCACGGCGTTCGGCCACGCGGAGGGGCTGAATGTGGATCAGCGCGTGATCGTCGAGCTCCGCATTCCCCGCACCCTGTTGGGCCTAGTCGCCGGTGCTGCCCTTGGCGCCTCCGGTGCATTGATCCAAGGGCACACGCGCAACCCTCTCGCGGACACGGGCATTCTCGGCATCAACTACGGTGCGTCCCTGGCCGTGGTTGCCAGCTTCTCCTTGCTGGGTGTGACGTCCGTGTGGGCTACCAGCATGTGGGCGTTCGGTGGGGCCATCGCTGCTACTGCGTTGGTGTTTAGTTTGGCGTCCATAGGAGGAGGACAGGCCAATCCAATGACGCTGGTCCTCGGCGGCGCGGCTTTGTCCGCGGTCCTCAGCGCCATCATCAGCGGTTTTATCCTCACTGACGATGCCAATCTGGATCGCATGCGCTTCTGGACCGTCGGCTCCATCGCGGGCCGGGATCTCACCGTGTTCTACGGCGTGCTGCCGTTTATCCTGGTGGGCCTCCTGCTGGCGTTCATCACGGCACCGCAGCTAAACCTCCTGAATCTGGGCGATGACATCGCCTCCGGACTGGGCATCAACACCCAGCGCGCCCGCCTGATTGGCATGGCTCTGATCGCACTGCTGGCCGGTGCCGCGACAGCTGCCGCCGGCCCCATCACCTTCATCGGCCTGGTGGTCCCGCACCTCGTGCGCGCCATCACGGGCCCTGATTACCGCTGGATCCTCCCTTACTCTGCCCTGACGGGTGCGGTGATGATGCTGTTCGCAGACGTGGTGGGCCGTCTGATCGCTCGTCCGGGCGAGTTGCAAGTAGGCATCATCCTCGCGTTCGTGGGCGCGCCGTTCTTCATCGCCCTTATTTATCGACGCCGGGTGGTGGCCATTTAA